The nucleotide sequence AATGGGTTTTGGAGGAACAGCTTGGGCTGGAACATTAAAAGTAAGAAATAGCCATCTCCTCTTTTTTTTTGCAAGGGGTTTCTTGAGAGTCTTCAAGTAAGCCCTTAATTTTAACTCATTATGAAGGAAAATGCTTGCCTAGTTTTGAAACAAGCTGGCAGCTTGATCCAGAGAGTAAATGCACAAATTTCTCTTTGaaatgggagggttggggggggggggggggggggcagtggacgaATTTGTGGAGGTTATGAAttgaggtgtttttttttaatatctgGAGAATATCAACTGATGATTAAATTCCACCTCTTGTTCACCCAATCACTTTTGTGTGTATTAGTATTTCATCGCTGGTAATCATTGCTGATCACATCTGTGCAATGCATTAAGTGGTGGGCCTCTTCaactatgtttttttttgtgatgaTTCTGTGAATAATTCATATGattatgaagggggggggggaagagagggagagaaattctattttctgtctctctttttagtctgaccaaaaaaaaaatccctgaaAATTGCATGATTGGGAAGATAGTCCGCATTCAAATAATTTAATTCATGACAAAACCTAATTACTGTCAGGTAATACCCTGTCAGCTTTAATGCATTTCATCAGTCATAATGTAAAGAGGAGCATTTTATGATCCATCTAATTATCATTACATTTTTTGGTGGGGAGCGGACTAGAAATTAGAGAAATGGCATGGAGCTGAATGTTAACTATTgactcttgtgtgtgtgtgtgtgtgtgtttttatcAAATGTGGTTGTAGCATATTATTCGCCGAGATGATGAAAGAACAACATATAAATCGGGATTTGGGCACATGGTCACAGGCGTGTGAAGAAAGTGGTTAAATGTCTGCAGATCGCTGGTGTTACTAAGAATCTATTGCCACGGTCTAAATACAGTACTAATTACTGGGAAATGATGTCACTGTAGGCAGAAGAATAATCCTATCATTTAATTAGTTGAATGATTCAAACAAAGATTTGCATAGATGCACTAATCAGTTGCCATGAATTACAGAGTAGTCATTGCAAGCGAGGGGTAGCAgatcatagtttttttttaaactcatctTCTTGAACATAATTAATTTAATTGTCTTCATTAGCTGTTCCATTTGTTTTGATTCTTGTTTCTCCCTCgcttcttcctctctctgtgcATTGGCTAACAAAAGACGTTGATATTTCATAGCAGTTTGGAGAAAGGTGAAAGGAAAATAAGAGGGGGATATTTATTTTTTTGTGAAACGTGAGAGGGGGCACTGCTCTGCTACACTTTTTTTTTCTCAAACGGTTAAATCGATAGGAAAGCTCTCATTAATCCGCAGTCTCTGGCACTGGACGAACTCGAGAGGTTGGTTCTGATTGCTGTACCGCGGTTCTGGTAAGGGAGGGTGGTAGTGGggaagcgtgtgtgtgtgtgactgcgtgtGGTATAGCCAAAGCTTGCGGCTGGTTGTAAATGTCaccattggggaggggaggggggggtgaaattaGCCATTGAGGCATGATCCATCCCAGAGCTGCCTGGGCTCGTCAGTAAGTGTGCCTGTGGTTTAAAATGCCCCCGAAGTGTGGGGAGCGCTGCCGTGTGCCTTGAGTGAGCTCTgtcttgtgtgcgtgtgtgtctgtgtgcattcgCAGCCGCGCTTCCTCGCTAATAATTGAATGACCTTTTACTGCATTGTGTCTCGCTGGCGAAGGATTGAATTTGTAGATGATGAAGCTGAATTCGTTTAGGACAATTCTCATAAGCTGATAGGTAAGTTGTCCTCAATCAATCCGCGCAGGGAAAGGTTACGCTGCCGGTACCCACACAGAACACCTGTAGCTGCGAGTTGCGACCAACTCAAATTACTGGCAGCTCCTTAAGGACCGCATTATCTTAAACTTTTACGGTACATTCCGGGCCCCTCCAGTGGTGTTGACCTTGTCTTTGGAAGGAGGTACACGCTGTTAGACTTGAGCATTTGGAGTCGGtttctttttcatgtttaatagggACGGTAAGTGAATAAATGTCCTCTGGCTATTTTACAGCTACTTCTGCTGCATTTTCTCCAAGAGTGTATGTATTTGTCTCTGAATGGTTCGCAATTGATGTTGTTTTAATGTTGTCAttgcgccctgtgtgtgtgtgtgtgtgtgtgtgtggtatagTTCTGACAGATATAGACACTGAATTGAGCATCTCCGGCTCCCCTGGTAAGTTGGCCTGTCCACGAGTTAACATTCAAGGGTTCTCCTTTTGTGTGCTGTGTTTAAAAGTTGAAACGCCGGAGCTTTTGCCACTGCAATCCAGCACCGGGAAAAGAGAGGGTGGGTTATAAGATTACAGCCTAGATTTCTTTCTTGGTTTAtcttttccctctttctatccccttttcgcccccccccccccccaaagcatgaAGCTgtggcattctctctctctctcacacacacacagtgccagcCTGATTAGTGGTGGAAGGTGAGGTGGTGTTTCTGCAGTGTGGACAATGAGCAGCTtcggggtgtgtgtatgtgtgtgtgttccgaGGCCACCCCTTCACCCTGCCTGTGTCTGCCAAGAACACTCCTCTCTTCTGGGAATGGAATTGGTAAAGGGGCGCTTTGGCGTcaaatgagaggggggggggtgttgagggggaggaggaggaaagttCTTGGATAGCTGcaaatgtcattttttttttgtttgcaatTCGACACAGCAGAAGAGCTTTTAGTCTTTTTTTTAAGCATCAGCGTGACGCTCTGCTACTTTAGCGCTTTCTGAAGGATGCCCTTCTCTGCCAATTAACGTTGTCAGGTTTAAATTGATACCTTGGCATTATTCCGTCTGAATCTTCTTGAGGAAAAGACATTAGCACGGGGTATGTTAACGGTGAGAGTGgatttttctcttcccccccccaccccccccccccccccctgttgttTTGTATGCTGCCTGCATCAGAAATTGGGCTTGCTGTTGCAAATCTCTCATTGGCCTTTGCCAAGCACCAGCACTTTGCTGCCATGGAAACTGTAATTAAACTGATAAGAGTGGAAAAATGTCAGTATCTCTCAGCCTTACAGCTGCATCTGAGAGAGAGAATCAAATTGGTTCCCAGGTCCGCTGCTTCAAAAGCTATTCCCATCCCCGGGAACTGTGGACATTTATTTGCATTGTCTCTTGAGGGGGTAACAGCCCACGGGGACGCCTTGAGCCACTGAGAAAACGGCCTTTCGGTTTGATCCCAGCTTtcaacgtttttaaaaaaaaaatcttttgtttGCCATCCCTCAAAGATctaatgactgtgtgtgtgttggcaaAAGAAATCTTTTAATTTGCCTCAGCCATTCCCCCAGCTGTGAATCCCAAACTCCCAATTCGCCCAAATCCATCCATCCCCTGGCACAAGCGATTTAACAATCCGCTTGGGAGCCGGCAATGAGGCAACATATATTCTGCGGGAATGAAACTCTTGCTAATCTGGAGGCTGATAATGAGTCTGGgcactttctctctgtccctctctctcctgttAACTGTTGAGGCtgttttatttgggggggggggggggggggggggtcagtggcacTCGGGTAAGAGAATGGAGGAAATCAACCGTGGGCTCTCTTCACAACGAAATGCAAGCAATTTAACAGtgaccacagttttaaatggaatGAAGTGGGCTCTTACTCAATGTAAACACTATGTGGGCCGTGCCTAACCCTTCATTTGGAAATTCTGCTTTCTGTCAAATGGATGTTTGTGTGAGAAGCTATTGAGAGGGGAAGAGGACAATGTAGTAATTGCAGTTTTGATCTGATCTCTCCTTGCTAATGGGCTCTCTTCCAGCTATTTTCTCTTCCTCCACAATATAATGGACCTCTTTATAGCACGCCTGTTAAGATCTCAATGCGCGACCTGGGGGAGGGTATTTCTCACTGAGGCAAAGAGGTTAATCcctccaacatttaaaaaaaaaatcggcTCAAAAAAACGTGCTGCCCTGTAATTATTGGGAGGAAAGCTATATCGACCCTCTTGTGATTTAAGGACGGTcaatgatggtggtgggggggggaggcttcgGTAGAGTTGAGGTGGAGTGGTgaatgggagagtttgatggcttGGATGGAAATATGAAAAGTGAGTGAATTCTCGTGAGCAGAGGTTGGAAGGTTTCCCCTTCTGTTTTGCTGTCGCTCCGATCGGGTCGGGTGAATTCGAGCGAGTGTCTCCTGTAATGTCACATGGAAGGAAATTGCTCCTTGCCTGGCGTGGGAGTGGGTAGAGAGAGCTGGCACCCCCTCTGGAGGCCACAACTGTTTTTGGAGAAACTGGCTTTCCCCCTCGGTGTCAGAACCGTGGACGGGAATGAAAATGGACAGTACATaaagcagcatttttaaaaatcgttTTACGCACTTTCATGCAGAATATTGTCCAGATGGAAATTGAATATTCAACTGATTAGCTGAACGCTAGCAATTTAATGTACTGCGgtttaaaacacacacacatcactctgCTCTGCCAGTaactgatctccccccccccccccccccccccctacctgtTCTCTTTCGCCTAGGTATACAAATGCTCTCAGCCCAGCCAGACACCAAGCCGAAGGGTTGTGCTGGCTGCAACCGCAAGATTAAAGACCGCTACCTTCTCAAGGCGCTGGATAAGTACTGGCATGAGGACTGTCTGAAATGTGCCTGCTGTGACTGCCGCCTGGGCGAGGTGGGCTCAACGCTGTACACCAAGGCCAACCTCATCCTCTGTCGCAGAGACTATCTGAGGTATGGCTTTCTTTGGCGGGAGGGAGCAAAATAAACCTTAAAGCTGGCcattccgcaccccccccccccccccttcccaagcaCCCGTGTGAATTCATGGTTAAATGTATCCCAGTGCGTGTTCGAGTTTCGGAACACTTGTTTTGAATGTTCGGGGTGGCATGGTAGATTCCAGTCGCGAGTCCTGTAAATTACTTTGAGCCAAGTGTGGAAGCtattgatttgtgtgtgtgtgtgtgtatggtttcCCCCCTTGGAATAAAACCTACATTAATAAAACCGATGTATCTGCATTCCTCCTTTTGCATTCCTCCTCTTCCCAATCCATCGGGCGAAAGAAAAGACCATTATTAAAGTAATTCTGGCGGTGACTTCATTTACAGGAGTCTGTATTGAGTGACGCCCTTGGCCGCTACAAAGTTAGATGAGGGGAGTTAAAATCACAGGAAAGTGTTTTTTTTCCAGATATATAAATATCTTTAGGTCACAGCTCTTCCAGCCAGTGTTTAATCTCCGCAGtcgtatttcagtttaagtaacCTTGGCTACTGTGGAACTTTTGTTAACTGGTTTTATTTTTCAACAAAATTCTGCAGCATTTAGTAACTTTTACCCTCTCCAGCTGCTGCGCTGCCCTCTAGAGGATGTTCCGCTTTCAAAGAGCTGAAGACAAATCGACAGCATGAAAATGTTGTTTTGAGTTCTGGGTTGGGTCATTCATTTATCAGTGGGCCACCATTTGTGCTTGTTCTCCAGGCACTTGGGCATATTGAAGTGTAAAGTGTTTATTTTTCTTTGGGGGTTGGTAGAGAAAGCTTCGTGTTTTGTACGTTTTACAAAAGTGATTCTCAAGTGCTCAAAGCTACACTTTTTTTTGAAGGCATGTTTTGTGCAGAATGATTCCTCCACGTCTACCTTCTAAGAAAAGTTGATCTTGAGCAACACACTTTAGAGGACACACTTTGTTTTTCCTCTATGCCTTTTGGAATTGACTTTGTTTAAAGTTACAGCGCCTTTTGAGTTGGTTCAGGGCAGTTTTGTTTATTATATGCCAAGCATCGGATTCTATCGCTGTTCAACCCATTTGCAGCATCCTTTGCTTTTTACTTTGCTCGTTGTCCCGTTTGTTTTCCCAGAACCAAAGCTGGACTCGCACACCTAAAGCTTCTAGTTGGCGAGAGGCCTGGGCAGACCAAAGCACCTCTTAAGCGCTTTTCTACCATTCCTATCCCTTCCCACAACAACTGTGTGGGAGTTGTTGCCTCCCCACCACATTGTGGGTGGAACTGCATTAGAATAACTAGCAGATAGTTGGTCGGGGAAGTATCTGATATTTGACCATAGTGGAGCCAGCAATGCATAGGTGTGTGAGTTCTTGTTTAGCAGCCAGACCAGGAAAA is from Scyliorhinus canicula chromosome 11, sScyCan1.1, whole genome shotgun sequence and encodes:
- the lmo3 gene encoding LIM domain only protein 3 isoform X2 — translated: MFNRDGIQMLSAQPDTKPKGCAGCNRKIKDRYLLKALDKYWHEDCLKCACCDCRLGEVGSTLYTKANLILCRRDYLRLFGVTGNCAACSKLIPAFEMVMRAKDNVYHLDCFACQLCNQRFCVGDKFFLKNNMILCQTDYEEGLMKEGYTSQVR
- the lmo3 gene encoding LIM domain only protein 3 isoform X1; translated protein: MGEFDGLDGNMKSIQMLSAQPDTKPKGCAGCNRKIKDRYLLKALDKYWHEDCLKCACCDCRLGEVGSTLYTKANLILCRRDYLRLFGVTGNCAACSKLIPAFEMVMRAKDNVYHLDCFACQLCNQRFCVGDKFFLKNNMILCQTDYEEGLMKEGYTSQVR
- the lmo3 gene encoding LIM domain only protein 3 isoform X4, with protein sequence MGEFDGLDGNMKSIQMLSAQPDTKPKGCAGCNRKIKDRYLLKALDKYWHEDCLKCACCDCRLGEVGSTLYTKANLILCRRDYLRFCVGDKFFLKNNMILCQTDYEEGLMKEGYTSQVR